The following proteins come from a genomic window of Corallococcus sp. NCRR:
- a CDS encoding PilW family protein gives MKTASLQGRGFTLLEMMIASAIGVIVITTGLVVGSQMQKRALFEEQTMMAQVTGRTVKDVLLADLWRAGVGMGNTPISYGVDDERSAITVWHKADLKLGILPAMPADGSFVPAPKAELASDALQLYWGETNGAITLASCGTGSFRDGNTFCAVSEASMAMVTPSGPTLAVMASGGTRLACPVTITAVTPGAPGAQSTITIDGAAQSPDCAAASSSWSVPTGTEISPVNWMAMRLGGVAYRVNWKDNIPTLEYRPVGEPDWLVLSRDVEQLTVREGLIDFSKPDNSLQWFPNEGMLPAPAQPHPAISECTLAKYDTGECSLGLQEADGSLVVKPATNVDLLRRLRQRVRQLEVTLVIRTRRANQDAIQPGLDEEGFVQDGYSRRRFTFTVEPRNLMSVGMIRIPAGAAP, from the coding sequence ATGAAGACCGCCTCTCTCCAAGGCCGGGGGTTCACGCTCCTGGAGATGATGATCGCCAGCGCCATCGGCGTCATCGTCATCACCACGGGGCTGGTGGTGGGCTCCCAGATGCAGAAGCGCGCCCTCTTCGAAGAGCAGACGATGATGGCGCAGGTGACGGGCCGGACCGTGAAGGACGTGCTCCTCGCCGACCTGTGGCGGGCGGGCGTGGGCATGGGCAACACGCCCATCTCCTACGGCGTCGACGATGAGCGGTCCGCCATCACGGTGTGGCACAAGGCCGACCTGAAGCTGGGGATTCTGCCCGCGATGCCCGCGGACGGGTCCTTCGTGCCGGCCCCCAAGGCGGAGCTGGCCTCGGATGCGCTCCAGCTCTACTGGGGTGAGACGAACGGGGCCATCACGCTGGCGTCATGCGGGACGGGAAGCTTTCGCGACGGCAACACCTTCTGCGCGGTGTCCGAGGCCTCCATGGCCATGGTCACCCCCAGCGGTCCGACGCTCGCGGTCATGGCGAGCGGCGGCACCCGGCTGGCGTGCCCCGTGACCATCACCGCCGTGACCCCCGGCGCGCCCGGCGCCCAGTCCACCATCACCATCGACGGAGCCGCCCAGAGCCCTGACTGCGCCGCCGCCTCTTCCAGTTGGAGCGTGCCGACGGGCACCGAAATCAGCCCGGTGAACTGGATGGCCATGCGGCTGGGAGGCGTGGCCTACCGGGTGAACTGGAAGGACAACATCCCCACGCTGGAGTACCGGCCCGTGGGTGAGCCCGACTGGTTGGTGCTGAGCCGTGACGTGGAGCAGCTCACCGTGCGGGAGGGGCTCATCGACTTCAGCAAACCCGACAACTCCCTGCAGTGGTTCCCCAATGAGGGCATGCTCCCCGCCCCCGCGCAGCCGCACCCCGCCATCTCCGAATGCACGCTGGCGAAGTACGACACCGGCGAATGCTCGCTGGGTCTCCAGGAGGCGGATGGCTCGCTGGTGGTGAAGCCCGCCACGAACGTGGATCTGCTCAGGAGGCTCCGCCAGCGGGTCCGCCAGTTGGAGGTGACCCTGGTCATCCGGACCCGTCGCGCCAACCAGGATGCAATCCAGCCCGGGCTGGATGAGGAAGGCTTCGTGCAAGACGGTTACAGCCGCCGCCGGTTCACCTTCACGGTCGAGCCCCGCAACTTGATGAGCGTGGGGATGATCCGAATCCCCGCTGGGGCGGCGCCATGA
- a CDS encoding type IV pilus modification PilV family protein, giving the protein MKQRASRGVTLLEVMATMTVMLLGVMAAMTVVSQTSVSNRRTLTANQAQVIAEQALERVMTLGCLNPNCTNLRDETYSVWQTAAGALRAEEPVEPGLVAREYSVNIDVDNPKDPTTMEGAKVGWPPLDRIVVAGQTGTIVNVRVSVSWDEPGLRSDRQMVVLQTRMAP; this is encoded by the coding sequence ATGAAGCAGCGTGCCTCACGAGGCGTCACCCTGTTGGAGGTCATGGCCACGATGACGGTCATGCTGCTGGGCGTCATGGCGGCCATGACCGTCGTGAGCCAGACGAGCGTGTCCAACCGGCGCACGCTGACCGCCAACCAGGCCCAGGTGATCGCGGAGCAGGCCCTGGAGCGGGTCATGACGCTGGGCTGCCTGAACCCGAACTGCACCAACCTGCGGGACGAGACCTACTCCGTCTGGCAGACGGCGGCCGGGGCGCTGCGGGCCGAAGAACCCGTGGAGCCGGGCCTGGTGGCGAGGGAGTACTCGGTGAACATCGACGTGGACAATCCGAAGGACCCCACCACCATGGAGGGAGCCAAGGTGGGCTGGCCCCCGCTCGACCGCATCGTCGTGGCGGGGCAGACCGGCACCATCGTGAACGTGCGCGTGTCCGTGAGCTGGGATGAGCCGGGGCTCCGCTCGGACCGGCAGATGGTGGTCCTCCAGACGCGGATGGCCCCATGA
- a CDS encoding c-type cytochrome gives MKRLTPLLFLLPALASAQDRGALAFNQACAKCHPAEVQKRAFGERGPAGPAMAMVLRKKNLEEIREWTVAPHRINPKTNCDTRLLAPGDLDALMSFLATVTVPTPPPRRMLLRQQLEQGGKQKPREQPESEENAKSQPKNQGKK, from the coding sequence ATGAAACGCCTGACTCCCCTGCTGTTCCTGCTCCCGGCGCTCGCCAGCGCCCAGGACCGAGGCGCACTGGCCTTCAACCAGGCCTGCGCCAAATGTCATCCGGCGGAAGTGCAGAAGCGCGCCTTCGGCGAGCGCGGACCGGCCGGTCCCGCAATGGCCATGGTGCTGCGCAAGAAGAACCTGGAGGAGATCCGCGAGTGGACCGTGGCCCCGCACCGGATCAACCCGAAGACCAACTGCGACACGCGGCTGCTGGCTCCCGGCGACCTGGACGCGCTCATGAGCTTCCTGGCGACGGTGACGGTGCCCACGCCGCCTCCGCGCCGGATGCTGCTGCGGCAGCAACTGGAGCAGGGCGGCAAGCAGAAGCCGCGTGAGCAGCCCGAATCCGAAGAGAACGCGAAGTCCCAGCCCAAGAACCAGGGGAAGAAGTGA
- a CDS encoding c-type cytochrome encodes MTSRWFPLSTLLLCAPALAHAEDAAALWDKSCKNCHGPDGRAQTRMGQKESIPDMSRAAWQKAESDAELRQVIANGSSHNPKMKAYKDRLTPEQMDALVRYIRTFKAKEE; translated from the coding sequence ATGACCTCGCGGTGGTTCCCGCTGTCCACCCTCCTGCTGTGCGCCCCGGCCCTCGCCCACGCCGAGGACGCCGCCGCCCTCTGGGACAAGAGCTGCAAGAACTGCCACGGCCCGGACGGCCGCGCCCAGACGCGCATGGGCCAGAAGGAGTCCATCCCCGACATGAGCCGCGCCGCCTGGCAGAAGGCGGAGTCGGACGCGGAGCTGCGCCAGGTCATCGCCAACGGCTCGTCCCACAACCCCAAGATGAAGGCCTACAAGGACCGGCTCACCCCGGAGCAGATGGACGCCCTGGTGCGATACATCCGCACCTTCAAGGCGAAGGAGGAGTGA
- a CDS encoding bifunctional glycosyltransferase/class I SAM-dependent methyltransferase → MVPALSVVLPFTPATAAAAARFAHALSGQAQVVLAGEGPVDVTPGPNVHVLAAQGGKGAAIRAALPHVTGAHTVLQDPDAAYSPDTYDALVQPLRDDTADGVFGRRPGMSPELVAERALGGITRFVTDVALTDPLTGLRAFRTEALRSIQLTSDDDAVDAELVVKLAAQLFRLTEVSLPPLQAVPRRPASAHLARLRTLVRYATVRDDADNQHEGYSTLERMDGATHYNQWLGRRFREHMGRRVLEIGAGIGTITRELEAGAEHLVALEVERFYVDRLKNLFRGKPHVRPYLSDVALADWESLKAEALDTIVLSNVLEHIPDDASAVRRFRQILQPDGRVLILVPALPQLFGAIDEAVGHYRRYTPESLRAVLQENGFRVDTLEWMNLVGLPGWFVNSRLLRRRAVPKLQLKLYDALAPLLAQAEQQVRLPVGMSLFAVARAV, encoded by the coding sequence ATGGTTCCTGCGCTTTCCGTCGTCCTGCCCTTCACCCCCGCCACCGCCGCCGCCGCCGCCCGGTTCGCCCACGCGCTGTCCGGCCAGGCCCAGGTCGTGCTCGCGGGTGAAGGGCCGGTGGACGTCACGCCCGGTCCCAACGTCCACGTCCTCGCCGCCCAGGGTGGCAAGGGGGCGGCCATCCGCGCCGCGCTCCCCCACGTCACCGGCGCGCACACGGTGCTCCAGGATCCGGACGCCGCCTACTCGCCGGACACCTACGACGCCCTGGTGCAGCCCCTGCGGGACGACACCGCGGACGGCGTCTTCGGCCGGCGCCCCGGCATGTCGCCGGAGCTGGTGGCCGAGCGCGCGCTGGGCGGCATCACCCGCTTCGTCACCGACGTGGCGCTGACGGATCCGCTCACCGGCCTGCGCGCCTTCCGCACGGAGGCGCTGCGCTCCATCCAGCTCACCAGCGATGACGACGCGGTGGACGCGGAGCTGGTGGTGAAGCTGGCCGCGCAGCTCTTCCGCCTCACGGAGGTGTCCCTGCCGCCGCTGCAGGCCGTGCCGCGCCGCCCGGCCTCCGCGCACCTGGCCCGCCTGCGCACGCTGGTGCGCTACGCCACCGTGCGCGACGACGCGGACAACCAGCACGAGGGCTACTCCACCCTGGAGCGCATGGACGGCGCCACCCACTACAACCAGTGGCTGGGCCGCCGCTTCCGCGAGCACATGGGCCGGCGCGTGCTGGAGATTGGCGCCGGCATCGGCACCATCACCCGCGAGCTGGAGGCCGGCGCGGAGCACCTGGTCGCGCTGGAGGTGGAGCGCTTCTACGTGGACCGCCTGAAGAACCTCTTCCGCGGCAAGCCCCACGTGCGCCCCTACCTGTCCGACGTGGCGCTCGCGGACTGGGAGTCGCTGAAGGCGGAAGCCCTGGACACCATCGTGCTGTCCAACGTGCTGGAGCACATCCCGGACGACGCGTCCGCGGTGCGCCGCTTCCGTCAGATCCTCCAGCCGGACGGCCGCGTGCTCATCCTCGTGCCGGCGCTGCCGCAGCTGTTCGGCGCCATCGACGAGGCCGTGGGCCACTACCGCCGCTACACGCCGGAGTCCCTGCGCGCGGTGCTGCAGGAGAACGGCTTCCGCGTGGACACGCTGGAGTGGATGAACCTGGTTGGCCTGCCGGGCTGGTTCGTCAACAGCCGCCTCTTGCGCCGCCGCGCGGTGCCCAAGCTCCAGCTCAAGCTCTACGACGCGCTGGCCCCCCTGCTCGCCCAGGCCGAGCAGCAGGTGCGGCTGCCCGTGGGCATGAGCCTGTTCGCCGTCGCCCGCGCCGTCTGA